The DNA sequence ACAAATAGGTGAATAATTGAAAGTTACTTTTTTTGGAGGCGCACAGGAAGTCGGAAGAAGCTGCGTCCTGATAAGCACTGGGAAGACAAAGATATTGCTTGATGCGGGCATCAAGCTCGGAGAGGTCGAGGAGCACCCGACAATAAAGGACGAGGAGCTCAAGAGCATAGACGGGATATTCATATCCCATTCGCACCTGGACCACATAGGCTATCTGCCGCACATATATTCAGCAGGTTACAGGGGTAGCATATACACGACAAAGCCGACCATGGAGTTTACCAACGTGCTGATAAGCGACTACATGCACATATCCAATCCGAGGGACGTGACAAAGGAGGGCTTGAACAGGCTGCAGAAGAGCTACAAGGTATGCGACTTCAGGAAGGATGTAAAAATCAACGACCTTACAGTCAGGTTTTTGCCTTCTGGGCACATAGTGGGAAGCTCGATGATAAGCGTAAGCGACGGCAAGAGCACGCTGATATACAGCGGCGACCTGAACCTGGCAAAGACAAAGCTGCTAGAGGGAGCTGACATGAAGGGGCTTGCGGCGAAGAGCCTGATAATAGAAAGCACTTACGGCGGCAAGAATGATATCTTCCCGGCAGAGGGAGTGGTTGCGCAAAAGATGCTTAAGGGCATAAAGGAAACCCTAAGCATCGGAGGCAAGGTCATAATACCGTCGTTCGCGGTCGGAAGGGCGCAGGAGATACTGCTCATGCTTGACGATTATGTTAATTCCGGGCTGCTGCCGAAGGTGCCGATTTACGTAGACGGCATGATAAACAAGGCGATGAGGATACACAGGCACAACGTCA is a window from the Candidatus Micrarchaeota archaeon genome containing:
- a CDS encoding MBL fold metallo-hydrolase; this encodes MKVTFFGGAQEVGRSCVLISTGKTKILLDAGIKLGEVEEHPTIKDEELKSIDGIFISHSHLDHIGYLPHIYSAGYRGSIYTTKPTMEFTNVLISDYMHISNPRDVTKEGLNRLQKSYKVCDFRKDVKINDLTVRFLPSGHIVGSSMISVSDGKSTLIYSGDLNLAKTKLLEGADMKGLAAKSLIIESTYGGKNDIFPAEGVVAQKMLKGIKETLSIGGKVIIPSFAVGRAQEILLMLDDYVNSGLLPKVPIYVDGMINKAMRIHRHNVIFCRKELQMRILMSDYDPFKSSNFVPVDSKSQRSKIVNEEESCIIVTTSGMLTGGPVIYYLQKLAGNSTNKVILVGYQAEGTPGRQLQDGVKRIKLDKYNVEVKLSVESHHLSAHADRRQLETMIGKVSGLKNVFIMHGEKSKSEDLRSSISGKYKAIVPRNGESYEI